Proteins encoded within one genomic window of Heptranchias perlo isolate sHepPer1 chromosome 35, sHepPer1.hap1, whole genome shotgun sequence:
- the LOC137301982 gene encoding probable G-protein coupled receptor 139 has translation MSHVSHKKAGRARIHTGSHCDNFYLEELSGVKGEVVQHKDKFSQAEKAGGGWKKRKARRPPRWRMEFHGEKEMVRHLELKTVNVVEGVGGEADDNPLNVSIGELIPASGPTIESSLLTEGEIMSLSFMIKFQILRALYDIQKIYYHILAAFGVPVNVVTIVILSRGKCGLSKCVTRCLVAMAAADLLVVIVDLILRQVPIAYWDEFRFMWHVGLCNIHAVLLYAVTDCSVWFTVTFTFDRFVAICCQKLKTKYCTKKTAAVVLGTVTVLSGLKNIFWYFLNTNEYWLSNTPWFCRVKPDVSRSLACAVIELFHSMLTPFISFLLIVLFNVLTVRHILVASRARRRIRGPSSGESSSDPEMQNRRKSIVVLFVISGNFILLWVLFMVCSILRRLDYLGYPVPLPTFVREIGFMLQLLSCCTNTFIYAVTQRKFREQLRNGVKYPLAMMVKLIR, from the exons ATgtcccacgtatcccacaaaaaggcaggcagagcTAGGATCCATACGGGTTCTCATTGCGAcaacttttatttggaggaactgagtggagtcaaaggagaagttgttcaacataaggaCAAGTTCAGTCAGGCGGAGAAGGCTGGTGGTGGATGGAAGAAGCGGAAGGCCCGCAGGCCGCCAAGGTGGAGGATGGagttccatggtgaaaaggagatggttcggcATTTGGAACTAAAAACTGTTAATGTGGTGGAGGGCGTCGGAGGAGAAGCAGAT gataatCCGCTCAATGTCTCAATCGGAGAATTGATCCCAGCATCAGGACCAACCATCGAATCATCGCTTCTAACTGAAGGAGAAATAATGTCTCTTAGTTTTATGATCAAGTTCCAGATTCTAAGGGCGCTTTATGATatacaaaagatttactatcacATCCTGGCTGCGTTCGGTGTCCCGG TTAAcgtggtgacgattgtgatcctgtctcggggaaagtgcggtctctccaaatgtgtcactcgctgcctggtggccatggcagcggcagatctactggtcgttatcgtgGATCTGATATTAAGGCAGGTTCCGATTGCTTATTGGGACGAATTTAGATTTATGTGGCACGTTGgactgtgtaatatccacgccgtcctgctctaTGCAGTCACGgattgttctgtctggttcacggtcactttcacctttgatcgatttgtggccatttgttgtcagaagctgaaaactaaatactgcaccaagaagacggcggctgtggttctcggaacagttACTGTGCTGAGCGGCTTGAAGAACATTTTCTGGTATTTTCTGAATACAAATGAGTATTGGCTTTCTAATACTCCCTGGTTTTGCCGCGTGAAACCTGACGTCTCTCGTTCGCTGGCCTGCGCGGTTATTGAATTATTCCATTCCATGTTAACCCcgtttatttcatttcttttgaTTGTACTGTTCAATGTATTaacggtcagacacattttagtggccagcagagctcgCAGGAGAATTCGGGGTCCGAGCAGTGGGGAGagttccagtgacccagagatgcagaaccgaaggaaatccatcgttgtactgtttgttatatctgggaatttcatcctgttatgggtTTTGTTCATGGTGTGTTCAATATTGAGACGGTTGGATTATTTGGGATATCCTGTTCCCCTGCCCACATTTGTACGAGAAATCggcttcatgctccagctcctgagttgctgcacgaacacttttatttatgcagtgacccaaaggaaattcagagagcagttgaggaATGGAGTGAAATATCCCCTCGCAATGATGGTCAAATTAATTAGATGA